In the genome of Mycobacteriales bacterium, one region contains:
- the cobT gene encoding nicotinate-nucleotide--dimethylbenzimidazole phosphoribosyltransferase: protein MTAPLDLDALSELVQPLDTAAAAATRERLDSLARSPDALGRLDDLTVWLASAQGADPPRDPDRARVVVFAGEHGIALAGVSAYPPEATAWQFSLATSGRSAVSSLARTVGAGIRLLDLSVDLTTSDELSKYKIRRGSGRIDTEDALTLAEAEQAFRNGLAIADEEVDGGADLLIPGELGVGGTTVAAVLVAALTDSEPVKVIGRGSGIDDRAWMRKIVAIRDGLRRARPFTGDPLALLAVAGGADVAAMTGFLVQAAVRRTPVLLDGVMSAAAALVASSIAPGAAVWWRAAHRSGEPAQAIALKHLNLEPVLDLGIRAGEGAGGLAVLPLIRAAVRACSETSTAEDAGLPRIDPGRAAPA from the coding sequence GTGACCGCACCGCTCGACCTGGACGCGCTGTCCGAGCTGGTCCAGCCGCTCGACACCGCGGCGGCGGCGGCGACCCGGGAGCGGCTGGACTCGCTGGCCCGCTCCCCCGACGCGCTCGGCCGGCTGGACGACCTGACCGTCTGGCTGGCCAGCGCGCAGGGCGCGGACCCGCCCCGGGACCCGGACCGGGCCCGGGTGGTCGTGTTCGCGGGCGAGCACGGGATCGCGCTCGCGGGTGTCTCGGCGTACCCGCCGGAGGCCACGGCCTGGCAGTTCAGCCTGGCCACGTCGGGCCGCTCGGCGGTCAGCTCGCTGGCCCGGACCGTCGGCGCCGGCATCCGGCTGCTGGACCTCTCGGTGGACCTGACCACCTCGGACGAGCTGTCGAAGTACAAGATCCGGCGGGGCAGCGGGCGGATCGACACCGAGGACGCGCTCACCCTGGCCGAGGCCGAGCAGGCCTTCCGCAACGGGCTGGCCATCGCGGACGAGGAGGTCGACGGCGGCGCCGACCTGCTCATCCCGGGCGAGCTCGGGGTCGGCGGGACGACGGTCGCGGCGGTGCTGGTGGCCGCGCTGACCGACTCCGAGCCGGTCAAGGTCATCGGGCGCGGATCGGGGATCGACGACCGGGCCTGGATGCGCAAGATCGTGGCGATCCGGGACGGGCTGCGCCGGGCCCGGCCGTTCACCGGCGACCCGCTGGCGCTGCTCGCGGTGGCCGGCGGCGCCGACGTGGCCGCGATGACCGGGTTCCTCGTGCAGGCCGCCGTCCGCCGTACGCCGGTGCTGCTGGACGGCGTGATGTCGGCCGCGGCCGCGCTGGTGGCCAGCAGCATCGCGCCCGGCGCCGCGGTCTGGTGGCGGGCCGCGCACCGCTCCGGCGAGCCGGCCCAGGCCATCGCGCTGAAGCACCTCAACCTGGAGCCGGTGCTCGACCTCGGCATCCGGGCCGGTGAGGGCGCGGGCGGACTGGCCGTCCTGCCGCTGATCCGGGCCGCGGTCCGGGCCTGCTCGGAGACGAGCACGGCCGAGGACGCCGGCCTGCCCCGGATCGACCCCGGCCGCGCGGCGCCCGCCTAG
- the gcvT gene encoding glycine cleavage system aminomethyltransferase GcvT: protein MTGLLRSPLYDRHVALGAKLADFGGWEMPIEYGASGGGVLREHAAVRDAVGVFDVSHLGKARIRGAGAAEFANATLSNDLDRIGPGQAQYTLCCDDASGGVVDDLIAYLFSAEHVFLVPNAANTAEVVRRLTAAAPAGVTVTDEHRDFGVLAVQGPRSAELLGRLGLPSEHDYMSYTVSEWGGAELVVCRTGYTGEHGYELLPPADLAGALWDALLEAGADLGVRPCGLGARDTLRTEMGYPLHGQDLSLDITPVQARSGWAVGWKKSGFWGREPLLAEREQGPARLLWGLEALGRGIPRAHQTVLAGDRAVGEVTSGTFSPTLKKGIGLALLSTAAGVGEGDELVVDVRGRPAPVRVVKPPFVPPHVR from the coding sequence ATGACCGGTCTGCTGCGCTCGCCCCTGTACGACCGGCACGTCGCGCTCGGCGCGAAGCTGGCCGACTTCGGTGGCTGGGAGATGCCGATCGAGTACGGCGCGTCCGGCGGCGGCGTGCTGCGCGAGCACGCGGCCGTCCGGGACGCGGTCGGCGTCTTCGACGTCTCGCACCTGGGCAAGGCCCGGATCCGCGGGGCCGGCGCGGCCGAGTTCGCGAACGCGACGCTGTCCAACGACCTGGACCGGATCGGGCCCGGGCAGGCGCAGTACACGCTGTGCTGTGACGACGCGAGCGGTGGCGTGGTCGACGACCTCATCGCGTACCTGTTCTCGGCCGAGCACGTCTTCCTGGTGCCGAACGCGGCCAACACCGCAGAGGTCGTCCGGCGGCTGACGGCCGCGGCGCCGGCCGGGGTCACCGTGACCGACGAGCACCGCGACTTCGGCGTGCTGGCCGTGCAGGGCCCGCGCTCGGCCGAGCTGCTGGGCCGGCTCGGGCTGCCTTCCGAGCACGACTACATGAGCTACACGGTCTCCGAGTGGGGCGGCGCCGAGCTGGTCGTCTGCCGGACCGGCTACACCGGCGAGCACGGGTACGAGCTGCTGCCGCCGGCCGATCTGGCCGGCGCGCTCTGGGACGCGCTGCTGGAGGCCGGGGCCGACCTCGGCGTCCGGCCCTGCGGGCTCGGCGCCCGGGACACGCTGCGGACCGAGATGGGCTACCCGCTGCACGGGCAGGACCTGTCCCTGGACATCACCCCGGTGCAGGCCCGCTCGGGCTGGGCGGTGGGCTGGAAGAAGTCGGGGTTCTGGGGTCGGGAGCCGCTGCTGGCCGAGCGCGAGCAGGGGCCGGCGCGGCTGCTGTGGGGCCTGGAGGCGCTCGGCCGCGGCATCCCGCGGGCGCACCAGACCGTGCTGGCCGGCGACCGTGCGGTCGGCGAGGTCACCAGCGGGACGTTCTCGCCCACGCTGAAGAAGGGCATCGGGCTGGCGCTGCTCTCGACCGCGGCCGGCGTCGGCGAGGGCGACGAGCTGGTCGTCGACGTACGGGGCCGGCCGGCGCCGGTGCGGGTGGTCAAGCCCCCGTTCGTGCCGCCGCACGTGCGCTAG
- a CDS encoding leucyl aminopeptidase, translating into MAELTFALPELGGLEADALIVGTHSSPDGVRAAAGSEVADAALGGRLAAVLTAVGAGGGDDDVVKLAAADGSPVPLVVAVGLGPVPADGAAPAAQQVARAAGAAVRALGGKARVASTLALAGGPGAVAELAAAAAEGALLGAYSFGEYRTGDRSGSTPPSLLTLLVPDPKDEGLTAAGRRASVVAAAVALAKDLVNTPPNDLPPAEFARRAEEAGLACGLEVEVLDEEALAAGGYGGVLGVGGGSQRPPRVVRLRHTGTGPKVALIGKGITFDSGGISIKPAAGMDQMKADMAGAAAIVAVMTAVASLGLAVDVTATVPMAENLPSGSAYRPADVLTMYGGKKVEVLNTDAEGRLILADAIVRACEDSPAYLIETSTLTGAQRIALGDRTAGVMGSEQLRARVVAAGETVGEDMWGMPLPGYLRANLDSKVADIANVTGERGAGMLAAGVFLREFVAEGVQWVHIDVAAPAYNTGRAWGYTPKGATGVPLRTILATLEDIAAAG; encoded by the coding sequence GTGGCCGAGCTGACCTTCGCCCTCCCCGAACTCGGCGGCCTGGAGGCCGACGCGCTGATCGTCGGCACCCACTCCTCCCCCGACGGCGTACGGGCGGCGGCGGGCTCGGAGGTGGCCGACGCGGCGCTGGGCGGGCGGCTGGCGGCCGTGCTCACCGCGGTCGGCGCCGGCGGCGGGGACGACGACGTGGTCAAGCTGGCCGCGGCCGACGGCTCCCCGGTCCCGCTGGTGGTCGCGGTCGGCCTCGGCCCGGTGCCGGCCGACGGCGCCGCGCCGGCAGCGCAGCAGGTCGCGCGGGCGGCCGGGGCAGCGGTGCGGGCGCTCGGGGGCAAGGCCAGGGTCGCCTCGACGCTGGCGCTGGCCGGCGGCCCGGGCGCGGTGGCCGAGCTGGCCGCGGCGGCGGCCGAGGGCGCGCTGCTGGGGGCGTACTCGTTCGGCGAGTACCGCACCGGCGACCGGTCCGGCTCGACCCCGCCGAGCCTGCTCACCCTGCTGGTGCCCGACCCCAAGGACGAGGGGCTGACGGCGGCCGGCCGCCGCGCGAGCGTGGTCGCCGCGGCCGTCGCGCTGGCCAAGGACCTGGTCAACACCCCGCCCAACGACCTGCCGCCGGCCGAGTTCGCCCGCCGGGCCGAGGAGGCCGGGCTGGCCTGCGGGCTGGAGGTCGAGGTCCTGGACGAGGAGGCGCTGGCCGCCGGCGGGTACGGCGGCGTGCTCGGCGTCGGCGGCGGCTCCCAGCGCCCGCCCCGGGTGGTCCGGCTCCGGCACACCGGCACCGGCCCCAAGGTCGCCCTGATCGGCAAGGGGATCACGTTCGACTCCGGCGGCATCTCGATCAAGCCCGCGGCCGGGATGGACCAGATGAAGGCGGACATGGCCGGCGCCGCCGCGATCGTCGCGGTGATGACCGCGGTCGCCTCGCTCGGCCTGGCCGTGGACGTGACCGCCACCGTGCCGATGGCGGAGAACCTGCCCAGCGGCTCGGCGTACCGGCCCGCCGACGTGCTGACCATGTACGGCGGCAAGAAGGTCGAGGTGCTCAACACCGACGCCGAGGGCCGGCTGATCCTGGCCGACGCGATCGTGCGGGCCTGCGAGGACTCCCCCGCGTACCTGATCGAGACCTCGACCCTGACCGGCGCGCAGCGGATCGCGCTCGGCGACCGGACCGCCGGGGTGATGGGCTCGGAGCAGCTGCGGGCCCGCGTCGTCGCCGCCGGGGAGACGGTCGGCGAGGACATGTGGGGCATGCCGCTGCCCGGCTACCTGCGCGCGAACCTCGACTCCAAGGTCGCCGACATCGCGAACGTGACCGGCGAGCGCGGCGCCGGGATGCTCGCGGCCGGGGTGTTCCTGCGCGAGTTCGTGGCCGAGGGTGTGCAGTGGGTGCACATCGACGTCGCGGCGCCGGCGTACAACACCGGGAGGGCCTGGGGCTACACGCCCAAGGGCGCCACCGGGGTCCCGCTGCGGACCATCCTGGCCACCCTCGAGGACATCGCCGCCGCGGGCTGA
- the lpdA gene encoding dihydrolipoyl dehydrogenase: MAQTDVDLVILGGGSGGYACALRAAELDMSVVLIEKAELGGTCLHRGCVPTKALLHAGEVADMARESEQFGVHATLEGVDAAGVRKYQEGVVSRLYKGLQGLVKGRGIQFVAGDGRLVSATAVQVGDTTYNGRHVVLATGSVPKTLPGLDVDGQRVLFSDQALKLDRVPASVVILGGGVIGVEFASIWKSFGSEVTIVEALPHLVPLEDEASSKLLERAFRRRGITAKLGARFSGVEHTDQGVRVSLETGDTIDAELLLVAVGRGPVSADLGYEEAGVAIDRGFVKVDQYCQTTIPTISAVGDLIATPQLAHVGFGEGILVAERLAGLPVVPIDYVGVPRVTYSEPEVASVGLTEAQAVEKYGADQVKTLTYDLAGNGKSQILKTAGAVKLVQEKDGPVVGVHMVGARVGELLAEAQLIYNWEALPSEVAQLIHAHPTQSEAVGEAHLALAGKPLHAHG, from the coding sequence GTGGCTCAGACCGACGTCGACCTCGTGATCCTGGGCGGCGGCAGCGGTGGGTACGCGTGCGCGCTGCGGGCGGCGGAGCTCGACATGAGCGTCGTTCTCATCGAGAAGGCGGAGCTGGGCGGAACATGCCTGCACCGCGGTTGTGTCCCGACCAAGGCCCTGCTGCATGCCGGCGAGGTGGCCGACATGGCGCGGGAGAGCGAGCAGTTCGGCGTGCACGCGACGCTCGAGGGCGTCGACGCCGCCGGCGTCCGCAAGTATCAGGAAGGCGTCGTCAGCCGCCTCTACAAGGGGCTGCAGGGCCTGGTGAAGGGCCGCGGCATCCAGTTCGTCGCCGGGGACGGCCGGCTGGTGTCCGCGACCGCGGTCCAGGTCGGCGACACGACGTACAACGGCAGGCACGTGGTGCTGGCGACCGGGTCGGTGCCCAAGACGCTGCCGGGCCTGGACGTCGACGGGCAGCGGGTGCTGTTCAGCGACCAGGCGCTCAAGCTCGACCGGGTGCCGGCCTCCGTGGTCATCCTCGGCGGCGGCGTCATCGGCGTCGAGTTCGCCAGCATCTGGAAGTCCTTCGGCTCCGAGGTCACCATCGTCGAGGCGCTGCCGCACCTCGTCCCGCTCGAGGACGAGGCCAGCTCCAAGCTGCTGGAGCGGGCGTTCCGCCGCCGCGGCATCACCGCGAAGCTGGGCGCGCGTTTCTCCGGTGTGGAGCACACCGACCAGGGCGTCCGGGTCTCGCTGGAGACCGGCGACACGATCGACGCCGAGCTGCTGCTCGTCGCGGTCGGCCGCGGCCCGGTCTCGGCCGACCTCGGCTACGAGGAGGCCGGGGTCGCCATCGACCGCGGCTTCGTCAAGGTCGATCAGTACTGCCAGACCACCATCCCGACCATCTCCGCGGTCGGCGACCTCATCGCCACCCCGCAGCTGGCCCACGTCGGCTTCGGCGAGGGCATCCTCGTCGCCGAGCGGCTGGCCGGCCTGCCGGTCGTGCCGATCGACTACGTCGGCGTGCCGCGGGTGACCTACTCCGAGCCCGAGGTCGCCTCGGTCGGCCTCACCGAGGCCCAGGCGGTCGAGAAGTACGGCGCGGACCAGGTCAAGACGCTGACGTACGACCTGGCCGGCAACGGCAAGAGCCAGATCCTCAAGACCGCGGGCGCGGTCAAGCTCGTCCAGGAGAAGGACGGTCCGGTCGTCGGCGTGCACATGGTCGGCGCCCGGGTCGGCGAGCTGCTGGCCGAGGCGCAGCTGATCTACAACTGGGAGGCGCTGCCCAGCGAGGTCGCGCAGCTCATCCACGCTCACCCGACGCAGTCCGAGGCAGTGGGCGAGGCCCATCTCGCGCTGGCCGGCAAGCCGCTGCACGCACACGGCTGA